The proteins below come from a single Panulirus ornatus isolate Po-2019 chromosome 50, ASM3632096v1, whole genome shotgun sequence genomic window:
- the LOC139764441 gene encoding gamma-aminobutyric acid receptor alpha-like — protein sequence MLKRHSEAFLLSVIGPCLVLCFLGHLTFVAYPLHKFDERTSTSVTLLIVVAALFSQAVSTLPETASPKAIDVWFFYFILRFFLFFVFHWLVDLQYRLVTDAERPHAIAARYDTLKGDNSDRSLEVRGSRKCPGAYEVA from the exons ATGCTGAAGAGACATAGCGAGGCCTTCCTCCTCTCCGTCATCGGCCCTTGCTTAGTGCTATGCTTCCTGGGGCATCTGACGTTCGTGGCTTACCCGCTCCACAAGTTCGACGAGAGGACGTCCACATCGGTGACCCTCCTTATAGTCGTTGCTGCTCTCTTCTCCCAG GCAGTGAGCACCTTGCCGGAGACCGCTTCCCCCAAGGCCATCGACGTGTGGTTCTTCTACTTCATCCTccgcttcttcctcttcttcgtcttccactGGCTGGTGGACCTTCAGTATAGACTCGTCACTGACGCTGAGCGACCACACGCAATTGCGGCACGCTACGACACGCTGAAGGGAGACAACAGCGACCGAAGCCTCGAAGTTCGTGGGAGTAGAAAATGCCCAGGCGCGTACGAGGTCGCCTAG